A region of Streptomyces sp. NBC_01267 DNA encodes the following proteins:
- a CDS encoding HAD family acid phosphatase: MPSRLTRISVCTVALAAAGSAFYGVGAATADNSVPRTDKEIPNITKVEDSINAFYGGKADASGAYQASPTSNYAKQVKGIETKAKRQIADAARHTAHGRKPAIVLDVDDTTLLTYDYEKKNGFAYNAKAFDDYVQSAQSVAVFGMPDVVNYAAKKGVTVFFLTGRAETQRTASAVNLTKAGYGVPVDKAHFYLQDKTSAPSYLSCASPTWSCTTVQFKSGTRKHIESLGYTIVANFGDQYSDLSGGFADKTYKLPNPMYFLP; encoded by the coding sequence ATGCCCTCCAGACTCACCAGGATTTCCGTGTGTACCGTCGCGCTCGCCGCCGCCGGGAGCGCCTTCTACGGCGTCGGCGCCGCCACCGCCGACAACTCGGTCCCGAGGACCGACAAGGAAATCCCGAACATCACCAAGGTCGAAGACAGCATCAACGCCTTCTACGGCGGCAAGGCCGACGCCTCGGGTGCCTACCAGGCGTCGCCCACCAGCAACTACGCCAAGCAGGTCAAGGGCATCGAGACCAAGGCGAAGCGGCAGATCGCCGATGCCGCCCGCCACACCGCGCACGGCCGCAAGCCCGCCATCGTGCTCGACGTGGACGACACGACCCTGCTGACCTACGACTACGAGAAGAAGAACGGCTTCGCCTACAACGCGAAGGCCTTCGACGACTACGTCCAGAGCGCCCAGTCGGTCGCCGTCTTCGGGATGCCGGACGTCGTCAACTACGCCGCGAAGAAGGGCGTCACGGTCTTCTTCCTGACCGGCCGCGCCGAGACCCAGCGCACCGCGTCGGCGGTGAACCTCACCAAGGCCGGGTACGGCGTACCGGTCGACAAGGCGCACTTCTACCTGCAGGACAAGACCTCCGCGCCGTCCTACCTGAGCTGCGCCTCGCCGACCTGGAGCTGCACCACGGTCCAGTTCAAGTCGGGCACCAGGAAGCACATCGAATCGCTCGGCTACACCATCGTGGCCAACTTCGGGGACCAGTACTCCGACCTCAGCGGCGGGTTCGCCGACAAGACGTACAAGCTCCCGAACCCGATGTACTTCCTGCCCTGA
- a CDS encoding aldehyde dehydrogenase (NADP(+)): protein MAATPVWSVDPRTGKQREQVALEATAGEVDQAVRAAHAVRATLADRRVRAALLRTAADLLDEAAPQVIEAADAESALGPGRLTGELARTTAQFRAFADVIDEGFFLDIRIDHPDPGAIPPRPDLRRYKLPLGVVAVYAASNFPLAFSVPGGDTASALAAGCPVVVKAHPDHPATSELCVAVLHRAAEQVGLPAAVISVVHGFDAGVALVKHPLVAAAGFTGSVRGGRALFDAAAARPVPIPFHGELGSLNPVVVTEAAAAERAEEIGAGLAGSVTQGVGQFCVKPGFVLVPGGAAGDTLVKALTDAVSDSEAGVLLDHRMRDNFLAGVRERAALTGVDAPVTPGAGSDHTVSAGFLTLPAALLAADGEHDLLLEECFGPVTVVARYESADEIAAVLSRLPGNLTATLQVSAAEAAGEGGAAALLAELTPLAGRVLVNGWPTGVAVAPAQHHGGPYPASTSTSTSVGGTAIERWLRPVVYQTTPEALLPPELREANPLGLPRRINGLPE from the coding sequence GTGGCAGCAACACCAGTCTGGAGTGTCGACCCCCGAACCGGGAAGCAGCGCGAACAGGTCGCGCTGGAGGCCACGGCGGGTGAGGTGGACCAGGCGGTCCGCGCCGCCCACGCCGTGCGTGCGACGCTCGCCGACCGTAGGGTACGGGCCGCGCTGCTGCGCACCGCCGCCGACCTGCTCGACGAAGCGGCGCCGCAGGTCATCGAGGCGGCCGACGCGGAGAGCGCGCTCGGCCCCGGCCGGCTCACGGGCGAACTCGCCCGCACCACGGCCCAGTTCAGGGCCTTCGCCGACGTCATCGACGAAGGCTTCTTCCTCGACATCCGCATCGACCACCCGGACCCCGGCGCCATACCGCCCCGGCCCGACCTGCGCCGGTACAAGCTGCCGCTGGGAGTCGTCGCGGTCTACGCGGCGAGCAACTTCCCGCTGGCCTTCTCGGTACCCGGCGGGGACACCGCGAGCGCGCTCGCGGCCGGCTGCCCGGTCGTGGTCAAGGCCCACCCGGACCACCCCGCCACCTCCGAACTGTGCGTCGCCGTGCTGCACCGGGCCGCCGAGCAGGTCGGACTGCCCGCCGCGGTGATCTCCGTGGTGCACGGCTTCGACGCCGGTGTCGCGCTGGTCAAGCACCCGCTGGTCGCCGCCGCCGGCTTCACCGGCTCGGTACGGGGCGGCCGGGCCCTCTTCGACGCGGCAGCCGCCAGGCCCGTGCCGATCCCCTTCCACGGCGAGCTCGGCTCGCTCAACCCGGTCGTGGTGACCGAGGCCGCGGCTGCCGAGCGCGCCGAGGAGATCGGCGCCGGCCTCGCGGGCTCCGTCACCCAGGGCGTCGGCCAGTTCTGCGTGAAGCCCGGCTTCGTCCTCGTCCCCGGCGGAGCGGCCGGTGACACCCTCGTGAAGGCGCTGACCGACGCGGTCAGCGACAGCGAAGCCGGAGTCCTCCTCGACCACCGGATGCGCGACAACTTCCTCGCGGGGGTACGCGAACGGGCCGCGCTCACCGGGGTCGACGCACCGGTCACCCCCGGCGCGGGCAGCGACCACACCGTGAGCGCGGGCTTCCTGACGCTGCCCGCCGCGCTGCTCGCCGCGGACGGCGAGCACGACCTGCTCCTCGAAGAGTGCTTCGGCCCGGTGACGGTCGTCGCCCGCTACGAATCGGCCGACGAGATCGCCGCGGTGCTCTCCCGGCTCCCCGGCAACCTGACGGCGACCCTCCAGGTGTCCGCCGCCGAGGCCGCCGGCGAAGGCGGCGCCGCCGCGCTGCTCGCCGAACTCACCCCGCTCGCCGGGCGTGTCCTGGTCAACGGCTGGCCGACCGGCGTCGCGGTCGCCCCCGCACAGCACCACGGCGGCCCCTACCCGGCCTCCACCTCCACCTCCACCTCGGTCGGCGGCACCGCGATCGAGCGCTGGCTGCGCCCGGTCGTGTACCAGACGACGCCGGAGGCGCTGCTCCCGCCGGAACTGCGCGAGGCCAACCCGCTGGGCCTGCCGCGGCGCATCAACGGGCTGCCGGAATGA
- a CDS encoding GNAT family N-acetyltransferase, whose translation MIRIAGPEDIDTIATFHAAARATYYEGHLPVAEYAGPDVLSQVREGWVRAVARQDGGVLCAEDGGVVSGVAAFRVIDGAMTLTQFHVAPARWGKGIGSALHTAVVTAWQQTGVPGARLTVFEHNLRAQRFYTRHGWQQDATVLRGPGDDHITMLLTVPAAGSAGECAGTPPR comes from the coding sequence ATGATCCGAATTGCTGGTCCCGAAGACATCGACACGATCGCCACCTTTCACGCTGCCGCCCGCGCGACGTACTACGAGGGGCACCTCCCGGTGGCCGAGTACGCGGGCCCCGACGTGCTGTCCCAGGTCCGCGAGGGCTGGGTCCGGGCCGTGGCGCGGCAGGACGGCGGTGTGCTCTGCGCGGAGGACGGGGGTGTCGTCTCCGGGGTCGCGGCCTTCCGCGTCATCGACGGGGCCATGACCCTCACCCAGTTCCATGTCGCTCCGGCGCGCTGGGGCAAGGGCATCGGCAGCGCCCTGCACACCGCGGTGGTGACCGCCTGGCAGCAGACCGGAGTGCCCGGGGCGCGGCTCACCGTGTTCGAGCACAATCTGCGCGCCCAGCGCTTCTACACCCGGCACGGCTGGCAGCAGGACGCCACCGTGCTCCGGGGACCCGGCGACGATCACATCACGATGCTGCTGACCGTCCCGGCCGCCGGGAGCGCCGGGGAATGCGCCGGTACCCCGCCACGTTGA
- the thpD gene encoding ectoine hydroxylase: protein MTDVLTNIRADLYPTRGTSEVTTPRQDPVVWSRPGAAGPVTGPELQGFERDGFLTVDQLLRDDEVPLYRAELDRLIADPDVRADERSIIEPQSQDVRSVFEVHKLSEVFARLVRDERLVGRARQILGSDVYVHQSRINVKPGFGASGFYWHSDFETWHAEDGLANMRAVSVSIALTENFDTNGGLMIMPGSHQHFLGCAGATPKDNYKKSLQMQDAGTPSDAALTRMADAHGIRLFTGRAGSATWFDCNCMHGSGDNITPYARSNVFIVFNSVENAAVEPFAAPVRRPEFIGARDFTPVK, encoded by the coding sequence ATGACCGACGTACTGACCAATATCCGGGCGGATCTCTATCCGACCCGTGGTACGAGTGAAGTGACCACACCCCGCCAGGACCCGGTGGTCTGGTCGCGGCCCGGAGCCGCGGGGCCGGTCACCGGGCCCGAGCTCCAGGGCTTCGAGCGGGACGGGTTCCTCACCGTCGACCAGCTGCTCAGGGACGACGAAGTGCCGCTCTACCGCGCCGAACTGGACCGGCTGATCGCCGATCCGGACGTCCGCGCGGACGAGCGGTCCATCATCGAGCCGCAGTCGCAGGACGTCCGGTCGGTCTTCGAGGTGCACAAGCTGAGCGAGGTCTTCGCCCGGCTCGTGCGGGACGAACGGCTGGTGGGCCGGGCCCGGCAGATCCTCGGCTCGGACGTCTACGTCCACCAGTCCCGGATCAACGTCAAGCCGGGATTCGGCGCCAGTGGCTTCTACTGGCACTCGGACTTCGAGACCTGGCACGCCGAGGACGGTCTGGCCAACATGCGGGCCGTGTCGGTCTCGATCGCGCTGACCGAGAACTTCGACACCAACGGCGGCTTGATGATCATGCCGGGTTCGCACCAGCACTTCCTGGGGTGCGCGGGCGCGACGCCGAAGGACAACTACAAGAAGTCGCTCCAGATGCAGGACGCGGGCACCCCGTCGGACGCGGCACTGACGCGGATGGCGGACGCCCACGGCATCAGGCTCTTCACGGGCCGGGCCGGTTCGGCGACCTGGTTCGACTGCAACTGCATGCACGGCTCGGGCGACAACATCACGCCGTACGCGCGCAGCAACGTCTTCATCGTCTTCAACAGCGTGGAGAACGCGGCGGTGGAGCCGTTCGCGGCTCCTGTCCGGCGCCCGGAGTTCATCGGGGCACGGGACTTCACGCCGGTGAAGTGA
- a CDS encoding DsbA family oxidoreductase translates to MRVEIWSDIACPWCYVGKARFEKALAAFPHRDQVEVVHRSFELDPGRAKGDAAPVIEMLGKKYGLTAEQAQEAENNIAANAGAEGLGYRTEGRDHGNTFDMHRLLHFAKEQGRQDELIGLLYRANFADEQSVFGSDEHLVELAAEAGLDAGAARTVLADPTAYADAVRDDEREAAELGANGVPFFVLDRAFGVSGAQPAEVFTQALGQAWDAKPRLTAVSGDGEVCGPDGCDVPQAGGQA, encoded by the coding sequence ATGCGCGTCGAGATCTGGAGCGACATCGCCTGCCCCTGGTGCTACGTGGGCAAGGCGCGGTTCGAGAAGGCGCTGGCCGCCTTCCCGCACCGGGACCAGGTCGAGGTGGTGCACCGTTCCTTCGAGCTCGACCCGGGCCGCGCGAAGGGCGACGCCGCCCCCGTGATCGAGATGCTCGGCAAGAAGTACGGGCTCACCGCGGAGCAGGCACAGGAGGCCGAGAACAACATCGCCGCCAACGCCGGAGCCGAGGGGCTGGGCTACCGCACCGAGGGCCGTGACCACGGGAACACCTTCGACATGCACCGGCTGCTGCACTTCGCCAAGGAACAGGGCCGCCAGGACGAGCTGATCGGGCTGCTCTACCGGGCGAACTTCGCCGACGAGCAGTCCGTCTTCGGAAGCGACGAGCACCTGGTGGAGCTCGCCGCCGAAGCGGGCCTCGACGCCGGCGCGGCCCGCACGGTGCTGGCCGACCCCACCGCGTACGCCGACGCGGTACGGGACGACGAGCGCGAGGCGGCCGAACTGGGCGCGAACGGCGTGCCGTTCTTCGTACTCGACCGCGCCTTCGGCGTCTCCGGCGCCCAGCCCGCCGAGGTCTTCACCCAGGCGCTCGGCCAGGCCTGGGACGCCAAGCCCCGGCTGACGGCGGTCAGCGGGGACGGCGAGGTCTGCGGGCCGGACGGGTGCGACGTTCCGCAGGCCGGCGGCCAGGCATAG
- a CDS encoding IclR family transcriptional regulator: MSTAETAGGAQVKSAVRTVELLEYFAGRPGMHSLAAVQEAVGYPKSSLYMLLRTLVELGWVETDATGTRYGIGVRALLVGTSYIDGDEVVAAARATLDRLSDDTTETIHLARLDGTNVVYLATRQSQHYLRPFTRVGRRLPAHSTSLGKALLATHSDEQVRKMLPETMAQLTEHTITDREKLIEELHLIREQGYAVDREENTLGLRCFGVAIPYRTPARDAISCSVPVARLTPAHEQMVKDALFDARDRLTLATRRL; the protein is encoded by the coding sequence ATGTCGACTGCCGAGACAGCAGGTGGGGCGCAGGTCAAGTCCGCGGTGCGGACGGTCGAGTTGCTGGAGTACTTCGCCGGGCGGCCCGGCATGCACTCCCTGGCGGCCGTCCAGGAGGCGGTCGGCTACCCCAAATCCAGCCTCTACATGCTGCTGCGCACCCTGGTGGAGCTGGGCTGGGTGGAGACCGACGCGACCGGCACGCGGTACGGCATCGGCGTACGCGCCCTGCTCGTCGGCACGTCGTACATCGACGGCGACGAGGTCGTAGCGGCGGCCCGCGCCACCCTGGACCGGCTCTCCGACGACACCACGGAGACCATCCACCTCGCCCGCCTCGACGGCACGAACGTCGTCTACCTCGCCACCCGCCAGTCGCAGCACTATCTGCGCCCGTTCACCCGCGTCGGCCGTCGGCTGCCCGCCCACTCGACGTCGCTGGGCAAGGCGCTGCTCGCCACCCACAGCGACGAGCAGGTCCGCAAGATGCTGCCGGAGACCATGGCGCAGCTGACCGAGCACACGATCACCGACCGCGAGAAGCTCATCGAGGAACTGCACCTCATCCGCGAGCAGGGGTACGCGGTCGACCGCGAGGAGAACACCCTGGGGCTGCGCTGCTTCGGCGTCGCGATCCCGTACCGCACCCCGGCGCGCGACGCGATCAGCTGCTCGGTACCGGTCGCCCGGCTCACCCCGGCGCACGAGCAGATGGTCAAGGACGCACTCTTCGACGCCCGCGACCGGCTGACCCTCGCCACCCGGAGGCTCTGA
- a CDS encoding peptidoglycan D,D-transpeptidase FtsI family protein, with the protein MNKTIRRTSVFCLLLVLALLVRATWLQAFETQALADNKHNRRTTIAQYAQPLGDIVVGGSAVTGSKRTDSDDLAYKRTYTDGDLYAAVTGYSSQAYGSTQLESLYSSVLDGTDDRLKNPVQALTGKQTAPGDVLTTIDPAVQKAGYRALGDKKGAAVAIDPKSGEILGMVSTPSYDPSKISGTTDGAAWKQLTGDKSQPMLNRALRQPLPPGSTFKLVVASAALENGLFSSVDEKTDSPNPYRLPGTTTDLKNESASAPCENATLRTALQYSCNNVFGKLADDLGQAKLKAMAEKFGFNDTKQDVPVRAWPSIYPSGMDQAQTALTGIGQFDVTATPLQMAMVSSTLANGGVLTTPHMVSKVTDGDGNTLQSYGKPASRRIVSQSTAAQLRSAMVTVVEDGTGSNAKVGGAEVGGKTGTAQHGENNSQAPYAWFTSYAKDKATGKEVAVAVLVEDSNATRAEISGNGLAAPVAQKMMAAALKR; encoded by the coding sequence ATGAACAAGACAATCAGGCGCACCTCGGTCTTCTGCCTGCTCCTCGTCCTCGCGCTGCTGGTGCGGGCGACCTGGCTGCAGGCGTTCGAGACCCAGGCGCTCGCGGACAACAAGCACAACCGGCGGACCACGATCGCGCAGTACGCGCAGCCGCTCGGCGACATCGTCGTGGGCGGTTCCGCGGTCACCGGATCGAAGCGGACGGACAGCGATGACCTCGCCTACAAACGCACGTACACCGACGGCGACCTCTATGCGGCCGTCACCGGATACAGCTCGCAGGCCTACGGGTCGACGCAGCTCGAAAGCCTCTACAGCAGCGTGCTCGACGGCACCGACGACCGGCTGAAGAACCCGGTGCAGGCGCTCACCGGCAAGCAGACGGCCCCCGGTGACGTGCTGACCACGATCGATCCCGCGGTGCAGAAGGCGGGGTACCGGGCGCTCGGCGACAAGAAGGGCGCGGCCGTCGCCATCGATCCGAAGTCGGGCGAGATCCTCGGGATGGTCTCCACGCCCTCGTACGACCCGTCGAAGATCAGCGGGACGACGGACGGCGCCGCCTGGAAGCAGCTGACCGGCGACAAGAGCCAGCCGATGCTCAACCGGGCGCTGCGCCAGCCGCTGCCGCCCGGCTCCACCTTCAAACTGGTGGTCGCGTCGGCGGCGCTGGAGAACGGGCTGTTCTCGTCGGTCGACGAGAAGACGGACAGCCCGAACCCGTACCGCCTGCCGGGTACGACCACGGATCTGAAGAACGAGAGCGCGTCGGCCCCCTGTGAGAACGCGACGCTCCGCACCGCGCTCCAGTACTCCTGCAACAACGTCTTCGGGAAGCTGGCCGACGATCTGGGTCAGGCCAAGCTGAAGGCGATGGCGGAGAAGTTCGGCTTCAACGACACCAAGCAGGACGTGCCGGTGCGGGCGTGGCCGAGCATCTACCCGTCCGGCATGGACCAGGCGCAGACGGCGCTCACCGGCATCGGCCAGTTCGATGTGACCGCCACGCCGCTCCAGATGGCGATGGTGTCGTCGACCCTGGCCAACGGCGGGGTGCTGACCACCCCGCACATGGTCTCGAAGGTGACGGACGGGGACGGCAACACCCTTCAGTCGTACGGTAAGCCGGCGTCCCGTCGGATCGTCTCCCAGTCCACCGCCGCGCAGTTGCGCAGCGCGATGGTGACCGTCGTCGAGGACGGAACGGGCTCCAACGCCAAGGTCGGCGGCGCCGAGGTGGGCGGCAAGACGGGCACGGCGCAGCACGGCGAGAACAACAGCCAGGCCCCGTACGCCTGGTTCACGTCGTACGCGAAGGACAAGGCGACCGGCAAGGAGGTGGCGGTGGCGGTGCTCGTCGAGGATTCGAACGCGACGCGCGCCGAGATCAGCGGCAACGGTCTGGCGGCGCCGGTCGCACAGAAGATGATGGCGGCGGCGCTGAAGAGGTAG
- a CDS encoding DUF1349 domain-containing protein, whose protein sequence is MNRLPELPFPLSPYGPQAPWSHGSGVLSVRAGARQDLFVPPAGDSLDPASDAPRLLGTPPPGDFQLIARVAVGFVGAGDAGALYLHVGDREWAKLCLELSPDTPTICSVVTRGYSDDVNSSVVEGDSVWLRISRTGSAFAFHASPDGERWTFVRVFALGDAAAARIGFLAQSPEADGCAVTFDSVAYRAYAPKGLRDGS, encoded by the coding sequence ATGAACCGGCTCCCGGAACTGCCCTTCCCGCTGAGCCCGTACGGCCCGCAGGCCCCCTGGTCGCACGGCTCAGGGGTGCTTTCGGTCCGTGCGGGAGCGCGCCAGGACCTGTTCGTACCACCGGCGGGCGACTCCCTGGATCCCGCGTCCGACGCGCCCCGGCTGCTCGGCACGCCGCCGCCGGGCGACTTCCAGCTGATCGCCAGAGTGGCGGTCGGTTTCGTCGGCGCGGGCGACGCGGGCGCCCTCTACCTGCACGTGGGCGACCGCGAGTGGGCCAAGCTCTGCCTCGAACTCTCCCCGGACACCCCCACGATCTGCTCGGTCGTGACCCGTGGGTACTCCGACGACGTCAACTCCTCGGTGGTGGAGGGCGACAGTGTCTGGCTGCGGATCAGCCGCACGGGCAGTGCGTTCGCCTTCCACGCGTCGCCGGACGGTGAGCGCTGGACGTTCGTCCGGGTCTTCGCGCTCGGTGACGCCGCAGCCGCCCGGATCGGCTTCCTGGCGCAGTCGCCGGAGGCCGACGGCTGCGCGGTGACCTTCGACTCCGTCGCGTACCGGGCGTACGCGCCCAAGGGGCTGCGCGACGGCAGCTGA
- a CDS encoding aminotransferase class V-fold PLP-dependent enzyme — protein sequence METSAETLAGVEFAPRTTYLNTASTGLLPARTVAAMHAAVTAASVGSPPDMFADVEASRASFARLAGVPVSRVAAGASVAVYAGLIAASLPEGAEVLVAEGEFSSLVNPFVVRGDLKVRSVPLESLADAVRPETALVAVSAVQSADGRLADLAAVRAAARAHGARTLVDASQSAGWLPLTAAEDDYTVAVAFKWLTCPRGVTFLVVPEDLGGLTPVFAGWVAGEEPWDSCYGPVAELAHSARRFDESPALFSYTGARHSLALIEEIGPAVIGRHDVALADRFRAGLDRTGQQFVAAPGSAIVSVPGLGHRQEELGRAGVALSDRAGNLRAAFHLYNTAADVDRLLDVLAG from the coding sequence ATGGAGACCTCGGCAGAGACCTTGGCAGGCGTGGAATTCGCGCCTCGGACGACCTATCTGAACACCGCGAGCACCGGGCTGCTCCCGGCCCGTACCGTCGCCGCGATGCACGCGGCGGTGACGGCGGCCTCCGTGGGCAGCCCGCCCGACATGTTCGCCGATGTGGAGGCCTCCCGCGCCTCCTTCGCCCGGCTCGCCGGAGTCCCGGTGTCCCGGGTGGCGGCCGGGGCTTCCGTCGCCGTCTACGCGGGACTGATCGCCGCCTCGCTCCCCGAGGGGGCCGAAGTCCTGGTCGCCGAGGGGGAGTTCAGCTCGCTGGTGAACCCCTTCGTCGTACGGGGCGACCTCAAGGTGCGCAGTGTGCCGCTGGAGTCGCTGGCGGACGCGGTACGCCCGGAAACCGCGCTCGTCGCGGTCAGCGCCGTGCAGTCGGCCGACGGGCGGCTCGCCGATCTCGCCGCGGTCCGGGCCGCCGCCCGCGCCCACGGCGCCCGTACCCTCGTGGACGCCTCGCAGTCGGCGGGCTGGCTGCCGCTCACCGCCGCCGAGGACGACTACACGGTGGCCGTCGCCTTCAAATGGCTGACCTGCCCGCGCGGAGTCACCTTCCTGGTGGTCCCCGAGGACCTGGGTGGGCTGACCCCGGTCTTCGCGGGCTGGGTCGCGGGGGAGGAGCCCTGGGACAGCTGTTACGGGCCGGTGGCCGAACTCGCCCACTCCGCACGGCGGTTCGACGAGAGCCCGGCCCTGTTCTCGTACACCGGGGCGCGGCACTCCCTCGCGTTGATCGAGGAGATCGGCCCCGCCGTGATCGGGCGTCACGACGTCGCGCTCGCCGACCGGTTCCGGGCGGGCCTCGACCGCACGGGGCAGCAGTTCGTCGCCGCCCCCGGCTCGGCGATCGTCTCGGTGCCGGGGCTCGGCCACCGCCAGGAGGAGCTCGGCCGGGCGGGCGTCGCGCTCTCCGACCGCGCGGGCAATCTGCGCGCCGCCTTCCACCTCTACAACACGGCAGCCGACGTCGACCGGCTGCTGGACGTCCTCGCCGGCTGA
- a CDS encoding GNAT family N-acetyltransferase: MDIVLRAVEDADLPVIFAHMSDPVSNHMAAFTCEDPTDRAYFDAHWKRIRASDAVLRTVLADGAVVGHTAVYGPPDERSVTYTIGRAHWGRGLATAALRALLALVPERPLYARAAADNPGSARVLEKCGFVVTGRNRDFAHSRGAETDELLFTLPG; the protein is encoded by the coding sequence ATGGACATCGTCCTGCGCGCGGTCGAGGACGCGGACCTGCCGGTGATCTTCGCGCACATGAGCGACCCCGTCTCGAACCATATGGCGGCCTTCACCTGCGAGGACCCCACGGACCGGGCGTACTTCGACGCACACTGGAAGCGGATCCGCGCCTCGGACGCCGTCCTGCGTACCGTGCTCGCCGACGGTGCGGTCGTCGGCCACACCGCGGTGTACGGGCCGCCCGACGAGCGCTCGGTCACCTACACGATCGGGCGGGCCCACTGGGGCAGGGGCCTCGCGACCGCCGCGCTGCGCGCGCTGCTCGCCCTGGTCCCCGAGCGGCCCCTGTACGCCCGCGCCGCCGCCGACAACCCGGGCTCGGCCCGGGTGCTGGAGAAGTGCGGTTTCGTCGTCACCGGCCGGAACCGGGACTTCGCGCACTCCCGCGGGGCGGAGACCGACGAGCTGCTGTTCACCCTGCCGGGATGA
- a CDS encoding GNAT family N-acetyltransferase has product MDLRAVLAAFDRQMRQDAPPDGPGGRTERVGGVVRRTGADAADWNAVVWSDLDEDTVDAAIAGQVRHFGALEREFEWKLYAHDRPADLADRLRAAGFTPEPPETLMVADVKDLPTEVRLPEGVVLRPVTDAAGVELMARAHRAAFGTDGSRIMHQVLAQVTDAPESVAAVVATAGDVPVCAARVEFHPGTDFASLWGGGTDPAWRGRGIYRALVAHRARLAAGRGYRFLQVDASDDSRPILQRLGFAALTTTTPYISPLAVRRFRVHG; this is encoded by the coding sequence ATGGATCTCCGTGCGGTACTGGCCGCCTTCGACCGGCAGATGCGACAGGACGCGCCACCGGACGGCCCCGGGGGCCGGACCGAGCGGGTCGGCGGTGTAGTGCGCCGGACCGGTGCGGACGCCGCCGACTGGAACGCAGTCGTCTGGTCGGACCTGGACGAGGACACGGTGGACGCGGCCATCGCCGGGCAGGTACGCCACTTCGGCGCGCTGGAGCGCGAGTTCGAGTGGAAGCTGTACGCCCACGACCGCCCCGCCGATCTCGCGGACCGGCTCCGGGCGGCCGGGTTCACGCCCGAGCCCCCGGAGACCCTGATGGTCGCCGACGTCAAGGACCTGCCGACCGAGGTGCGGCTGCCCGAGGGCGTCGTCCTGCGCCCGGTGACCGACGCCGCGGGCGTGGAACTCATGGCGCGCGCCCACCGGGCGGCCTTCGGCACGGACGGCTCACGGATCATGCACCAGGTACTGGCCCAGGTGACGGACGCCCCGGAGTCGGTCGCCGCGGTGGTGGCGACGGCCGGTGACGTACCGGTCTGCGCGGCCCGGGTCGAATTCCATCCGGGCACCGACTTCGCGAGCCTCTGGGGCGGCGGCACCGACCCGGCCTGGCGCGGCCGGGGCATCTACCGGGCCCTGGTCGCGCACCGCGCCCGGCTCGCGGCCGGACGCGGCTACCGCTTCCTCCAGGTCGACGCGTCCGACGACAGCCGCCCGATCCTCCAGCGCCTCGGCTTCGCCGCCCTCACGACCACGACTCCGTACATCTCCCCCCTCGCCGTAAGGCGTTTCCGGGTGCATGGCTAA